One stretch of Cellulomonas wangsupingiae DNA includes these proteins:
- a CDS encoding cytochrome P450 — MTATADGQTQDAPTGCPVRKLAQPDDGTGPDIEHVTGDRPRWRIRSYALARTVLRHPEHTRQAGFGAEELGGGGPVRIRPPILFVEGEAHHAQRRAAAHLFAPRVVAGYRDWMGETAERLVAQVRTDRWTDLTGLSMQMAVEVASRVIGLDHGGSPRMRARLDEFFAPPPRPGSPLAGVREALRGTAMLRFYLLDVKPAIRARRRRRREDLISTLVDAGYSDLEILTECVTYAAAGMVTTRELIAAAVWHLLDDGALRARYRASDRDGRVAIIEEVLRVEPVVGHLLRRTTAPLTFHGPDGPVEVPAGALIDVDVRAVNADERVVGADPHAVHPHRAMARASGPAVLAFGDGHHRCPGAPLASAEAEVFVSALLREDLAAAGPPRVRWSEQSQGYDLTALRVRRVPLPR; from the coding sequence GTGACGGCCACCGCGGACGGGCAGACGCAGGACGCACCGACGGGCTGCCCGGTGCGCAAGCTGGCCCAGCCCGACGACGGCACCGGCCCCGACATCGAGCACGTCACCGGGGACCGGCCGCGCTGGCGCATCCGGTCGTACGCGCTGGCCCGCACGGTGCTGCGGCACCCCGAGCACACGCGGCAGGCGGGCTTCGGTGCGGAGGAGCTGGGCGGCGGGGGACCGGTGCGGATCCGTCCGCCGATCCTGTTCGTCGAGGGGGAGGCCCACCACGCCCAGCGCCGCGCGGCGGCCCACCTGTTCGCCCCGCGCGTCGTCGCCGGCTACCGGGACTGGATGGGGGAGACCGCGGAGCGTCTCGTCGCTCAGGTGCGCACCGACCGGTGGACGGACCTGACCGGGCTCAGCATGCAGATGGCCGTCGAGGTCGCGTCCCGGGTCATCGGCCTCGACCACGGTGGGTCACCGCGGATGCGTGCCCGGCTGGACGAGTTCTTCGCACCACCGCCGCGGCCGGGCTCGCCGCTCGCGGGGGTGCGCGAGGCGCTGCGCGGCACCGCGATGTTGCGGTTCTACCTGCTCGACGTGAAGCCGGCCATCCGCGCGCGGCGGCGTCGTCGGCGCGAGGACCTCATCAGCACCCTGGTGGACGCCGGCTACTCGGACCTGGAGATCCTCACCGAGTGCGTCACGTACGCGGCTGCGGGCATGGTGACGACGCGGGAGCTCATCGCCGCGGCCGTGTGGCACCTGCTCGACGACGGCGCGCTGCGTGCGCGGTACCGCGCGTCCGACCGCGACGGCCGCGTCGCGATCATCGAGGAGGTGCTGCGCGTCGAGCCCGTGGTCGGGCACCTGCTGCGCCGCACGACGGCTCCGCTGACGTTCCACGGGCCTGACGGCCCGGTCGAGGTGCCGGCCGGTGCGCTGATCGACGTGGACGTCCGGGCGGTCAACGCCGACGAGCGGGTCGTGGGCGCCGACCCGCACGCGGTGCACCCCCACCGGGCCATGGCGCGTGCGTCCGGACCGGCCGTCCTCGCCTTCGGCGACGGTCATCACCGGTGCCCGGGTGCGCCGCTCGCCTCCGCGGAGGCGGAGGTGTTCGTCTCCGCCCTCCTGCGCGAGGACCTCGCGGCCGCCGGTCCGCCCCGCGTCCGGTGGAGCGAGCAGAGCCAGGGGTACGACCTCACGGCGTTGCGCGTGCGGCGGGTGCCCCTGCCGCGGTGA
- a CDS encoding bifunctional [glutamine synthetase] adenylyltransferase/[glutamine synthetase]-adenylyl-L-tyrosine phosphorylase has protein sequence MSTSTGRGASLAARLTRVGVADVPRAERLLADAALTAVDPDVVDHVVDALRDVGDPDEALLALAKVAGAVQRDPALSGLLRDVLADDGPARRRLLALTGASSAIGNTLAAHPGNLRVVADPEPGLGVDAGRVRAELLRAVDADPDAEVPVAGLAGTPGIDAMRRAYRTRLLRVAATDLTSADPLSRLPGVGAALADLAAAALEASLALARADLDDEGRGVRLAVIGMGKAGGRELNYVSDVDVVYVAEPVEGTPEDDAMITGARLAAGLARACCGPAGEPALWPVDAALRPEGKDGPLVRTVASHRAYYERWAKTWEFQALLKARPLAGDRALGGAYVEAVSPFVWSAVQRDNFVEDSQAMRRRVEAHIPRAEADRQLKLGSGGLRDVEFTVQLLQLVHGRADETIRSPSTLTALAALAAGGYVGRDHAAQLAVCYRWMRMMEHRIQLHRLQRTHLVPTSDADLRRLARTMGMRAEGPQGLLERWRTIRRDVRRLHEELFYRPLLPATAALSTEEARLAPEAARARLAAIGYRDPAGAVRHIAALTDGVSRRAAIQRQLLPVMLGWFADGPDPDGGLLAFRRLSDQLGTTHWYLKLLRDSGTAAQRLAQVLSTSRYAADALRRSPESVTWLGDDAELAPRSAERLAAEADAVLRRAAEPVPAVTALRALRRRELARTAVADVLGVTTGVRASQSLTITADAVLAGTLRVAESDARTAAGIDANPTRLLVVAMGRLGGREMAYSSDADVLFVHDPEPGADGRVAQDFAVAVATRVRQLLGSVGPEPTLSVDADLRPEGRNGPLARSFDAYAEYYQRWSSPWESQALLRARPVAGDRALGERFVALVDPLRYPAGGLDAATVREVRRIKARVEAERLPRGVEPSRHLKLGRGGISDVEWTAQLLQLQHAHEVPGLRTTSTLDALAAARDARLLVADDASVLRDAWELASRIRDANVLWTGRAEGVQADVLPHDRTALAGVARVLGHPPGSGAMLEETYLRTARRARAVVERAFYG, from the coding sequence ATGTCGACGTCGACCGGCCGTGGCGCCTCGCTGGCGGCGCGGCTGACGCGCGTCGGCGTGGCCGACGTGCCACGGGCCGAGCGGCTCCTGGCCGACGCGGCGCTGACGGCGGTCGACCCGGACGTCGTCGACCACGTCGTGGACGCCTTGCGGGACGTCGGCGACCCCGACGAGGCGCTGCTCGCGCTCGCGAAGGTGGCCGGGGCGGTGCAGCGGGACCCGGCGCTGTCGGGCCTGCTGCGCGACGTGCTGGCCGACGACGGACCGGCGCGCCGCCGGCTGCTCGCGCTGACCGGCGCCTCGTCGGCCATCGGCAACACGCTCGCCGCGCACCCGGGCAACCTGCGCGTGGTCGCGGACCCGGAGCCGGGCCTGGGTGTCGACGCCGGGCGGGTGCGCGCCGAGCTCCTGCGCGCGGTCGACGCGGACCCGGACGCCGAGGTGCCCGTGGCTGGTCTCGCCGGCACGCCCGGGATCGACGCGATGCGGCGTGCGTACCGGACCCGGCTGCTGCGCGTCGCGGCGACCGACCTGACCTCGGCCGACCCGCTGAGCCGGCTGCCCGGCGTCGGCGCGGCCCTCGCGGACCTGGCGGCGGCTGCGCTCGAGGCGTCCCTGGCGCTGGCCCGGGCCGACCTCGACGACGAGGGACGCGGTGTGCGCCTGGCCGTCATCGGCATGGGCAAGGCCGGTGGGCGCGAGCTCAACTACGTCTCGGACGTCGACGTCGTGTACGTCGCGGAGCCGGTCGAGGGGACGCCGGAGGACGACGCCATGATCACCGGTGCGCGCCTCGCCGCGGGCCTGGCGCGGGCGTGCTGCGGTCCCGCGGGCGAGCCCGCGCTGTGGCCGGTGGACGCGGCGCTGCGCCCGGAGGGCAAGGACGGCCCGCTGGTGCGCACGGTCGCGAGCCACCGTGCGTACTACGAGCGCTGGGCGAAGACGTGGGAGTTCCAGGCGCTGCTCAAGGCCAGGCCGCTGGCCGGTGACCGCGCGCTGGGCGGCGCGTACGTCGAGGCGGTGTCACCGTTCGTGTGGTCGGCGGTCCAGCGCGACAACTTCGTCGAGGACTCGCAGGCGATGCGTCGCCGGGTCGAGGCCCACATCCCGCGCGCCGAGGCGGACCGTCAGCTCAAGCTCGGCAGCGGGGGCCTGCGGGACGTGGAGTTCACCGTCCAGCTGCTCCAGCTCGTGCACGGGCGCGCCGACGAGACGATCCGCAGCCCGAGCACCCTGACGGCGCTGGCGGCGCTCGCCGCCGGTGGTTACGTCGGACGCGACCACGCGGCGCAGCTCGCGGTCTGCTACCGGTGGATGCGGATGATGGAGCACCGCATCCAGCTGCACCGGCTGCAGCGCACGCACCTGGTCCCGACCTCGGACGCGGACCTGCGGCGACTGGCCCGCACGATGGGCATGCGGGCCGAGGGTCCGCAAGGGCTGCTCGAGCGGTGGCGCACGATCCGCCGCGACGTGCGACGGCTGCACGAGGAGCTGTTCTACCGGCCGCTGCTGCCCGCCACCGCCGCGCTGTCCACCGAGGAGGCGCGCCTCGCGCCCGAGGCGGCGCGCGCCCGGCTGGCCGCGATCGGGTACCGCGACCCGGCCGGCGCCGTCCGGCACATCGCTGCGCTGACCGACGGCGTCTCCCGGCGGGCGGCGATCCAGCGGCAGCTGCTGCCCGTCATGCTCGGCTGGTTCGCCGACGGTCCCGACCCCGACGGCGGTCTGCTCGCCTTCCGGCGCCTGTCGGACCAGCTCGGCACGACGCACTGGTACCTCAAGCTGCTGCGCGACTCCGGTACCGCGGCGCAGCGCCTCGCGCAGGTGCTGTCGACGTCGCGGTACGCGGCCGACGCGCTGCGCAGGTCGCCGGAGTCGGTCACCTGGCTGGGCGACGACGCCGAGCTCGCGCCGCGCTCCGCCGAGCGGCTGGCGGCGGAGGCGGACGCCGTCCTGCGCCGTGCGGCCGAGCCCGTGCCCGCCGTCACGGCGCTGCGGGCCCTGCGGCGCCGGGAGCTGGCGCGCACGGCGGTGGCCGACGTCCTCGGTGTGACCACGGGCGTGCGGGCGTCGCAGAGCCTGACGATCACCGCGGACGCCGTGCTCGCCGGCACGCTGCGGGTCGCGGAGTCCGACGCGCGCACGGCCGCCGGCATCGACGCGAACCCCACACGGCTGCTGGTGGTGGCCATGGGGCGGCTCGGCGGCCGCGAGATGGCGTACTCCTCCGACGCCGACGTGCTGTTCGTCCACGACCCGGAGCCGGGCGCGGACGGCAGGGTCGCCCAGGACTTCGCGGTGGCCGTGGCCACGCGCGTGCGCCAGCTGCTCGGCAGCGTCGGCCCGGAGCCGACCCTGAGCGTCGACGCCGACCTGCGTCCGGAAGGTCGCAACGGCCCGCTGGCGCGGTCGTTCGACGCGTACGCCGAGTACTACCAGCGGTGGTCCTCGCCCTGGGAGAGCCAGGCGCTGCTGCGCGCGCGGCCGGTCGCGGGAGACCGGGCCCTGGGGGAGCGGTTCGTCGCGCTCGTCGACCCGCTGCGGTACCCCGCCGGCGGGCTCGACGCGGCGACGGTGCGCGAGGTCCGGCGCATCAAGGCGCGGGTCGAGGCGGAGCGGCTGCCGCGCGGCGTGGAGCCGAGCCGTCACCTCAAGCTGGGTCGCGGAGGCATCAGCGACGTGGAGTGGACCGCCCAGCTGCTCCAGCTGCAGCACGCGCACGAGGTGCCCGGGCTGCGGACCACGTCGACGCTCGACGCGCTGGCCGCCGCCCGGGACGCCAGGCTGCTCGTGGCGGACGACGCGAGCGTGCTGCGCGACGCGTGGGAGCTGGCCTCGCGCATCCGGGACGCCAACGTCCTGTGGACCGGACGCGCCGAGGGTGTGCAGGCCGACGTCCTGCCGCACGACCGCACGGCGCTCGCGGGCGTCGCGCGCGTGCTGGGGCACCCCCCGGGGTCGGGCGCGATGCTCGAGGAGACGTACCTGCGGACCGCACGCCGCGCGCGTGCCGTGGTGGAGCGCGCCTTCTACGGCTGA
- the glnA gene encoding type I glutamate--ammonia ligase — MDRQQEFVLRTVEERDIRFIRLWFTDVLGMLKSVAVAPAELEQAFSEGIGFDGSAIEGLTRVYEADMIAKPDPSTFQILPWRGERHGTARMFCDLLTPDGEPSLADSRYVLKRALDRASDRGFTFYTHPEVEFYLFDAPADPNRPLVPVDQGGYFDHVPRGTAHDFRRAAITMLESMGISVEFSHHEAGPGQNEIDLRYADALTTADNIMTFRTVVKEVALEQGVFASFMPKPLADQPGSGMHTHLSLFEGDRNAFHEPGAPLELSKVARSFIAGLLTHAAEITAVTNQFVNSYKRLWGGAEAPSFVCWGHNNRSALVRVPMYKPGKGNSSRVEYRAVDSATNPYLSFAVLLAAGLKGIEEGYEMPEGADDDVWELTDAERKALGIEPLPTSLEAAIDVMQRSELVAETLGEHVFDYFLRNKRQEWAEYRAQVTPYELQRFLPLI, encoded by the coding sequence ATGGACAGGCAGCAGGAGTTCGTTCTCCGCACCGTCGAGGAGCGGGACATCCGCTTCATCCGTCTGTGGTTCACGGACGTCCTCGGCATGCTCAAGTCGGTCGCCGTCGCGCCCGCCGAGCTCGAGCAGGCGTTCAGCGAGGGCATCGGGTTCGACGGCAGCGCGATCGAGGGTCTGACGCGGGTCTACGAGGCGGACATGATCGCCAAGCCCGACCCCTCGACGTTCCAGATCCTGCCCTGGCGGGGGGAGCGGCACGGCACCGCGCGGATGTTCTGCGACCTGCTGACGCCGGACGGTGAGCCGTCGCTGGCGGACTCCCGGTACGTGCTCAAGCGCGCGCTCGACCGCGCGAGCGACCGCGGCTTCACCTTCTACACGCACCCCGAGGTCGAGTTCTACCTGTTCGACGCGCCGGCGGACCCCAACCGTCCCCTGGTGCCGGTCGACCAGGGCGGCTACTTCGACCACGTGCCGCGCGGCACGGCGCACGACTTCCGACGCGCCGCGATCACGATGCTCGAGTCCATGGGCATCTCGGTCGAGTTCTCCCACCACGAGGCCGGCCCGGGTCAGAACGAGATCGACCTGCGCTACGCCGACGCGCTGACGACGGCCGACAACATCATGACGTTCCGCACGGTCGTCAAGGAGGTCGCCCTCGAGCAGGGCGTCTTCGCGTCGTTCATGCCCAAGCCGCTGGCGGACCAGCCGGGCTCCGGCATGCACACCCACCTGTCGCTCTTCGAGGGGGACCGCAACGCGTTCCACGAGCCGGGCGCCCCGCTCGAGCTGTCGAAGGTCGCGCGGTCGTTCATCGCCGGCCTGCTCACGCACGCGGCCGAGATCACGGCCGTGACGAACCAGTTCGTCAACTCCTACAAGCGGCTGTGGGGCGGCGCCGAGGCGCCGAGTTTCGTCTGCTGGGGTCACAACAACCGCTCCGCGCTCGTCCGCGTGCCCATGTACAAGCCGGGCAAGGGCAACTCCAGCCGCGTCGAGTACCGCGCCGTGGACTCCGCCACGAACCCCTACCTCTCGTTCGCCGTGCTGCTGGCGGCGGGCCTCAAGGGCATCGAGGAGGGGTACGAGATGCCCGAGGGCGCCGACGACGACGTCTGGGAGCTGACCGACGCCGAGCGCAAGGCCCTCGGCATCGAGCCGCTGCCGACGTCGCTGGAGGCCGCCATCGACGTCATGCAGCGCTCGGAGCTCGTCGCCGAGACGCTGGGTGAGCACGTCTTCGACTACTTCCTGCGCAACAAGCGCCAGGAGTGGGCCGAGTACCGTGCGCAGGTGACCCCGTACGAGCTGCAGCGGTTCCTGCCGCTGATCTGA
- the panB gene encoding 3-methyl-2-oxobutanoate hydroxymethyltransferase — protein MSPSDVPTPRRVRVHHLQAAKDRGERLTMLTAYDALTARLFDDAGIDMLLVGDSIGNTMHGHATTLPVTLDHIVVAARAVAGAVRRAFVVADLPFGTYEAGPEQALASAVRVMKETGVSAVKLEGGHRSVPQIRALTQAGIPVVAHLGYTPQSENALGGPRVQGRGHAAEQLSDDAVAVTDAGAVAIVLEMVPATVAARITEVVRVPTIGIGAGPHCDGQVLVWVDMAGMGDWSPRFAKRFGEVGAALTAAARDYADEVRSGTFPDAAHSFDA, from the coding sequence ATGTCGCCCAGTGACGTCCCGACACCGCGCCGCGTGCGCGTCCACCACCTGCAGGCCGCCAAGGACCGCGGCGAGCGGCTGACCATGCTGACGGCGTACGACGCGCTCACCGCGCGGCTGTTCGACGACGCGGGCATCGACATGCTGCTCGTCGGCGACTCGATCGGGAACACGATGCACGGGCACGCCACGACGCTGCCGGTGACGCTCGACCACATCGTGGTCGCGGCGCGGGCCGTCGCCGGTGCGGTGCGCCGCGCGTTCGTCGTCGCGGACCTGCCCTTCGGCACCTACGAGGCGGGACCCGAGCAGGCGCTCGCGAGCGCCGTGCGGGTCATGAAGGAGACGGGCGTCTCGGCCGTCAAGCTCGAGGGCGGCCACCGCTCGGTGCCGCAGATCCGCGCGCTGACGCAGGCCGGCATCCCCGTCGTGGCGCACCTGGGCTACACCCCGCAGTCGGAGAACGCCCTCGGCGGGCCACGCGTGCAGGGCCGCGGGCACGCGGCCGAGCAGCTCAGCGACGACGCCGTCGCGGTGACCGACGCCGGCGCGGTCGCGATCGTGCTGGAGATGGTGCCGGCGACCGTCGCCGCACGGATCACCGAGGTCGTGCGGGTGCCCACCATCGGCATCGGCGCCGGCCCGCACTGCGACGGGCAGGTGCTGGTCTGGGTGGACATGGCCGGCATGGGCGACTGGTCGCCCCGGTTCGCCAAGCGGTTCGGTGAGGTCGGCGCGGCCCTGACGGCGGCCGCGCGCGACTACGCCGACGAGGTCCGCTCCGGGACGTTCCCGGACGCCGCCCACTCGTTCGACGCGTGA
- a CDS encoding SPOR domain-containing protein: MAEYFYNTRTHEVEEGRQSDWSQLMGPYATREEALQALERARARNDAWDAQDAEQ; this comes from the coding sequence GTGGCGGAGTACTTCTACAACACCCGTACGCACGAGGTGGAGGAGGGGCGCCAGAGCGACTGGTCGCAGCTGATGGGCCCGTACGCGACGCGCGAGGAGGCCCTGCAGGCGCTCGAGCGGGCGCGCGCCCGCAACGACGCGTGGGACGCGCAGGACGCGGAGCAGTGA
- the map gene encoding type I methionyl aminopeptidase, producing the protein MPSVHPSRTALVPGQVSPRRPVPAHIPRPEYVDRPMPAPWRGPDVLDDATIERIRVAARIAAQALQEVGRHVAPGVTTDELDAVGHQFLLDHGAYPSTLGYRGFPKSLCTSVNEVICHGIPDSTVVQDGDIVNIDVTAYVGGVHGDTNATFLAGDVDEESRLLVERTREALERGIRAVRPGREINVIGRVIEKYAARFGYGVVRDFTGHGVGPAFHTGLVVPHYDAAPQYATVIEPGMVFTIEPMLDLGTADWEMWDDGWTVVTADRSRSAQFEHTLLVTDSGAEVLTLP; encoded by the coding sequence ATGCCGTCGGTCCACCCGTCGCGCACCGCGCTCGTCCCCGGGCAGGTCAGCCCGCGGCGTCCGGTCCCCGCGCACATCCCCCGTCCGGAGTACGTCGACCGCCCGATGCCGGCGCCGTGGCGCGGGCCGGACGTGCTGGACGACGCGACGATCGAGCGCATCCGCGTGGCCGCCCGCATCGCGGCGCAGGCCCTGCAGGAGGTGGGCCGCCACGTGGCGCCCGGGGTGACCACCGACGAGCTCGACGCGGTCGGGCACCAGTTCCTCCTCGACCACGGCGCCTACCCCTCGACGCTCGGGTACCGCGGCTTCCCCAAGTCGCTGTGCACGTCGGTCAACGAGGTCATCTGCCACGGCATCCCGGACTCCACCGTCGTGCAGGACGGCGACATCGTGAACATCGACGTCACGGCGTACGTCGGCGGCGTGCACGGCGACACGAACGCGACGTTCCTCGCCGGCGACGTCGACGAGGAGTCGCGGCTGCTCGTCGAGCGCACGCGGGAGGCCCTCGAGCGCGGGATCAGGGCGGTGCGGCCCGGCCGCGAGATCAACGTCATCGGTCGCGTCATCGAGAAGTACGCGGCACGATTCGGCTACGGGGTCGTGCGCGACTTCACCGGGCACGGCGTGGGGCCGGCGTTCCACACGGGCCTGGTCGTGCCGCACTACGACGCCGCACCGCAGTACGCGACCGTCATCGAGCCCGGCATGGTCTTCACGATCGAGCCGATGCTCGACCTGGGCACCGCGGACTGGGAGATGTGGGACGACGGGTGGACGGTCGTCACGGCCGACCGCAGCCGGTCGGCGCAGTTCGAGCACACCCTGCTGGTCACCGACTCCGGGGCGGAGGTCCTGACACTGCCATGA
- the ppgK gene encoding polyphosphate--glucose phosphotransferase — protein sequence MSKDDRHETEHGKKHGKRHPATAFGVDIGGSGIKGAPVDLETGEFAAERVRIPTPQPSTPDAVARTVAEVVDSFDLDKDVPIGVTFPAVILHGVAQSAANVDDSWIGTDVAATVGAATGRRVLAVNDADAAGYAEVVYGAAKDVPGVVLVVTLGTGIGSALVVDGVLVPNTELGHLEIDGHDAESRASDAARDREDLSFEQWAQRLQRYFTVVENLFWPDLIVVGGGVSKKHAQFLPLLDLRTKIVPADLRNAAGIVGAARLAAAHAH from the coding sequence ATGAGCAAGGACGACAGGCACGAGACGGAGCACGGCAAGAAGCACGGCAAGCGCCACCCGGCGACGGCGTTCGGCGTCGACATCGGCGGCTCGGGCATCAAGGGCGCGCCGGTCGACCTGGAGACCGGTGAGTTCGCCGCCGAGCGCGTCCGCATCCCGACGCCCCAGCCCTCGACGCCCGACGCGGTCGCGCGCACGGTGGCCGAGGTCGTCGACTCCTTCGACCTCGACAAGGACGTGCCCATCGGGGTCACGTTCCCCGCGGTCATCCTCCACGGCGTCGCGCAGTCGGCCGCGAACGTGGACGACTCGTGGATCGGCACGGACGTCGCCGCGACCGTCGGCGCTGCCACGGGCAGGCGCGTGCTGGCGGTGAACGACGCCGACGCCGCCGGGTACGCCGAGGTCGTCTACGGCGCGGCGAAGGACGTGCCGGGCGTCGTCCTGGTCGTCACGCTGGGCACCGGCATCGGGTCCGCGCTCGTCGTGGACGGCGTGCTGGTGCCCAACACCGAGCTGGGCCACCTCGAGATCGACGGGCACGACGCCGAGTCCCGCGCGTCCGACGCCGCGCGCGACCGCGAGGACCTGTCGTTCGAGCAGTGGGCGCAGCGCCTGCAGCGGTACTTCACGGTCGTGGAGAACCTGTTCTGGCCCGACCTCATCGTCGTCGGCGGCGGCGTGAGCAAGAAGCACGCGCAGTTCCTGCCGCTGCTCGACCTGCGCACGAAGATCGTTCCGGCGGACCTGCGCAACGCCGCCGGCATCGTCGGCGCCGCGCGCCTGGCGGCGGCGCACGCCCACTGA
- a CDS encoding fatty acid desaturase family protein has translation MAPAPVPAPPVATPTRQTAATGSYHELSAKVREAGLLDRTPGFYISLLAGLTTALGGLVAAFVLLGHSWWQLAVAAGLGLVLTQFAFVAHEASHRQVLLTGPANDRLGRILANGVVGISHSWWMTKHTRHHANPNRVGKDPDIEWDTVSFLEEDAAKQRGLMAAITRRQGWLFFPLLTLEGVNLHVLAFKSLLASPPSRMRTVELVMITARLSIYVALVVWALPLGMAAAFLAVQLAVFGVYMGASFAPNHKGMAIIPADSRLDFLSKQVLTSRNINGGMTVTMLMGGLDAQIEHHLFPSMPRPHLARARRMVREHCESVGMPYTETSLVRSYVLVVQYLNRVGLAARDPFDCPMVQRYRPRSTR, from the coding sequence ATGGCTCCTGCACCCGTACCTGCGCCCCCCGTTGCGACGCCCACCCGACAGACGGCCGCCACCGGCAGCTATCACGAGCTGTCGGCGAAGGTGCGCGAGGCAGGTCTGCTGGACCGCACACCCGGCTTCTACATCTCGCTGCTCGCGGGACTGACCACCGCTCTCGGTGGTCTCGTCGCCGCGTTCGTGCTGCTCGGGCACTCCTGGTGGCAGCTCGCCGTCGCCGCCGGCCTCGGCCTGGTGCTCACGCAGTTCGCGTTCGTCGCGCACGAGGCGTCGCACCGTCAGGTCCTGCTCACCGGCCCCGCCAACGACCGCCTGGGCCGGATCCTGGCCAACGGCGTCGTCGGCATCAGCCACTCCTGGTGGATGACCAAGCACACCCGCCACCACGCGAACCCCAACCGCGTCGGCAAGGACCCGGACATCGAGTGGGACACCGTGTCCTTCCTCGAGGAGGACGCCGCCAAGCAGCGCGGTCTCATGGCCGCGATCACGCGCCGCCAGGGCTGGCTCTTCTTCCCGCTGCTGACGCTCGAGGGCGTGAACCTGCACGTCCTGGCGTTCAAGAGCCTGCTCGCGAGCCCGCCGTCGCGGATGCGCACCGTCGAGCTCGTGATGATCACGGCCCGGCTGAGCATCTACGTCGCCCTGGTCGTCTGGGCGCTCCCCCTCGGCATGGCCGCGGCGTTCCTCGCCGTGCAGCTCGCCGTCTTCGGCGTCTACATGGGCGCGTCGTTCGCCCCCAACCACAAGGGCATGGCGATCATCCCGGCGGACAGCCGGCTCGACTTCCTGTCCAAGCAGGTCCTCACGTCGCGCAACATCAACGGCGGCATGACGGTCACGATGCTCATGGGCGGCCTCGACGCGCAGATCGAGCACCACCTCTTCCCGAGCATGCCGCGGCCCCACCTGGCCCGCGCCCGCCGCATGGTGCGCGAGCACTGCGAGAGCGTCGGCATGCCGTACACGGAGACCTCGCTCGTGCGCTCCTACGTCCTCGTCGTCCAGTACCTCAACCGCGTCGGCCTGGCCGCCCGCGACCCCTTCGACTGCCCCATGGTCCAGCGGTACCGCCCGCGCTCGACGCGCTGA